The proteins below come from a single Demetria terragena DSM 11295 genomic window:
- a CDS encoding ABC transporter ATP-binding protein translates to MLAVDHLTRRFGDHVAVDQINFEVPDGELVGFVGGNGAGKTTTMRMMMGVLGAHGGGVLLDGQPVTAADRRNFGYMPEERGLYPKQAIRDQLIYLGRLHGMESDAATRSTDELLERFTLTDRRKDALESLSLGNQQRVQIAAAVVSEPSALILDEPFSGLDPAAVDSMVELLHEHTARGIPILFSSHQLDVVERVCDRLVILAKGKVVAQGTAAELRGSAPLRHRLTVEGDVGWIRDLAGLDVLSVDGSSAVVRLETLTPNDLLQKAMGRGSVLELSELRRSVSEIYREVTA, encoded by the coding sequence ATGCTGGCTGTCGACCACCTCACGCGTCGATTCGGTGATCATGTCGCTGTCGACCAGATCAATTTCGAGGTCCCCGACGGCGAGCTTGTCGGTTTCGTGGGCGGTAACGGGGCGGGCAAGACGACCACCATGCGCATGATGATGGGCGTCCTAGGAGCCCACGGCGGCGGGGTGTTGCTGGACGGACAGCCGGTGACGGCTGCGGACCGACGCAACTTCGGATACATGCCCGAGGAGCGCGGCCTCTACCCCAAGCAGGCGATCCGGGACCAGCTGATCTACCTCGGGCGGCTGCACGGCATGGAGTCCGACGCGGCAACCCGCTCGACCGATGAACTGCTGGAGCGCTTCACGCTGACGGACCGACGTAAGGATGCGCTCGAATCTCTGTCGCTGGGCAACCAGCAACGCGTGCAGATTGCCGCAGCGGTCGTGTCCGAACCTTCGGCCCTCATCCTCGACGAACCCTTCTCCGGGCTCGATCCAGCGGCGGTCGACTCGATGGTCGAGCTCCTGCACGAGCATACGGCCCGCGGCATCCCCATCTTGTTCTCCAGCCACCAACTCGATGTCGTGGAACGGGTATGCGACCGCTTGGTCATCCTTGCCAAGGGAAAAGTCGTCGCCCAGGGGACGGCCGCCGAGCTGCGCGGATCGGCGCCTCTGCGACACCGGCTCACGGTTGAGGGTGATGTCGGTTGGATACGCGACCTTGCCGGGCTAGACGTGCTCAGCGTGGACGGCTCATCGGCGGTGGTTCGCCTCGAGACGCTCACCCCGAATGACCTGTTGCAGAAGGCAATGGGCCGCGGAAGCGTGCTCGAACTCTCCGAGCTGCGACGAAGCGTGTCTGAGATCTACCGCGAGGTGACGGCATGA
- a CDS encoding maltotransferase domain-containing protein, with the protein MTEQTRPAHRPATQVDSGAPDPRPLGRIPVQNIKPQVDGGALPIKSVVHEPVEVVATVFREGHDAVSATVVVTDPDGAATHVPMTCTNPGLDRWEATIVADRTGLWSYRVEGWSDPYGTWSHDAPIKVAAEVDTELMLKEGALLLERAAAELELSSTDRDAIAAAATALQANETPSQRLAAGLGDDVQRILANSPLRDLVSPSDVYGWVVERERALTGAWYEFFPRSEGATFDEKTQTWTSGTLRTAMDRLPAIADMGFDVVYLTPIHPIGDTNKKGKNNSLETEPGDPGSPYAIGSADGGYEAIHPELGTWDDFDAFREEAERLGMEVALDLALNCSPDHPWVTSHPEWFTTRADGTIAYAENPPKKYQDIYPLNFDNDPEGLYAAIRADLEVWFSHGVRIIRVDNPHTKPTEFWQWLIADVEESHQGVIWLAEAFTRPAMMHTLGKIGFQQSYTYYAWRNEATELREYCEELAGDASYYMRPSFWPTTHDILTPFMQFGGPTAWKMRAALAATLVPTYGIYSGYELMENVARPGAEEQIDNEKYEFKDRKWADYAPGGAKAGESLAGYLTRLNAIRHTHPALDWMRNLRFHEVDDPTMLCFSKRRVLDDGSEDVIIVVAGCEPHSVRQSWIHLDLAELGLGHDENFVAHDLITDATWHWGAHNYVELGVGAEPVHIIHVRRF; encoded by the coding sequence GTGACTGAGCAAACTCGCCCGGCCCATCGTCCGGCGACCCAGGTCGACTCCGGAGCCCCGGACCCCCGACCACTGGGTCGAATCCCCGTGCAGAACATCAAACCGCAGGTCGACGGCGGGGCCCTCCCGATCAAGAGCGTCGTCCACGAGCCGGTCGAGGTCGTGGCCACCGTGTTCCGCGAAGGCCACGACGCGGTCAGCGCAACGGTGGTCGTGACCGACCCGGACGGTGCCGCCACCCACGTCCCGATGACGTGCACCAATCCCGGCTTGGACCGGTGGGAAGCCACGATCGTCGCCGACCGTACTGGCCTTTGGAGTTATCGCGTCGAGGGCTGGTCTGACCCCTACGGCACGTGGAGTCACGACGCACCGATCAAGGTCGCTGCCGAGGTCGACACCGAGTTGATGCTGAAGGAGGGTGCGCTGCTGTTGGAGCGAGCTGCCGCCGAGCTCGAACTCTCTAGCACTGACCGTGATGCCATCGCTGCAGCCGCCACCGCCTTGCAGGCCAATGAAACTCCCTCCCAACGGCTCGCCGCAGGCCTCGGTGACGACGTCCAGCGCATCCTGGCAAACTCCCCGCTTCGCGACCTGGTGAGTCCCAGCGATGTCTACGGCTGGGTCGTCGAGCGCGAGCGGGCTCTGACGGGCGCGTGGTACGAGTTCTTCCCCCGCAGCGAGGGTGCGACCTTCGACGAGAAGACGCAGACCTGGACCTCGGGCACGCTGCGTACGGCGATGGACCGCCTACCTGCTATCGCTGACATGGGATTCGACGTCGTCTACCTGACGCCGATCCACCCCATCGGCGACACCAACAAGAAGGGCAAGAACAACTCCCTGGAGACCGAGCCGGGCGACCCGGGCTCGCCCTACGCCATCGGCAGCGCCGACGGCGGCTACGAGGCGATCCATCCCGAGTTGGGGACCTGGGATGACTTCGACGCATTCCGGGAGGAAGCCGAGCGCCTGGGCATGGAAGTCGCGCTCGACTTGGCCCTCAACTGCTCCCCCGATCACCCTTGGGTGACTAGCCACCCCGAATGGTTCACCACCCGGGCTGACGGCACGATCGCGTACGCGGAAAACCCGCCCAAGAAGTACCAGGACATCTATCCACTCAATTTCGACAACGACCCCGAAGGGCTCTACGCGGCAATCCGCGCCGACCTCGAGGTGTGGTTCAGCCACGGCGTACGCATCATTCGGGTGGACAACCCGCACACCAAGCCCACCGAGTTCTGGCAGTGGTTGATCGCGGACGTCGAAGAGTCTCATCAGGGGGTGATCTGGCTAGCTGAGGCGTTCACCCGGCCCGCCATGATGCACACGCTGGGAAAGATCGGCTTTCAGCAGTCCTACACCTATTACGCCTGGCGCAACGAAGCTACCGAACTGCGCGAATACTGCGAAGAACTCGCCGGCGACGCCTCCTATTACATGCGGCCCTCCTTCTGGCCGACCACCCACGACATCCTCACGCCGTTCATGCAGTTCGGCGGCCCCACCGCCTGGAAGATGCGCGCGGCGCTCGCTGCGACGCTCGTCCCGACCTATGGCATCTATTCCGGCTATGAGCTCATGGAGAACGTGGCTCGTCCCGGCGCCGAAGAACAGATCGACAACGAGAAGTACGAGTTCAAGGACCGCAAGTGGGCTGACTACGCGCCTGGTGGCGCCAAGGCGGGAGAGTCGCTAGCGGGCTATCTCACCCGGCTCAACGCCATTCGGCACACCCACCCGGCCCTGGACTGGATGCGCAACCTGAGGTTCCACGAGGTCGACGATCCGACGATGCTGTGCTTCTCCAAGCGCCGGGTCCTGGACGACGGCAGCGAGGACGTCATCATCGTCGTTGCAGGCTGCGAGCCGCACAGCGTGCGTCAGTCTTGGATCCACCTCGACCTAGCCGAACTCGGGCTCGGCCACGACGAGAACTTCGTCGCCCACGACCTCATCACCGATGCAACCTGGCATTGGGGCGCGCACAACTACGTCGAACTCGGCGTCGGCGCAGAGCCGGTCCACATCATCCACGTCCGGAGGTTCTGA
- a CDS encoding MBL fold metallo-hydrolase translates to MTFPRMTAALGGLGIAGWMFRAGRAVPDAMGSRDLGSRAPRLQASPEWSNGTFHNQHESAPAELELRTLPGTLRELMTDRESRRPARDVPLSSHPVAPASTGTHLTWCGHSSAVVQLDGTVILLDPVWSDRCSPSQQVGPRRLHPVPFALSDLPPVDAVVISHDHYDHLDMDSIKEVAATWPQTRFVVPLGVGAHLETWGVTADRIDELDWHDEVSVAGIRLIATPAQHFSGRGLSRNGTLWASWALIGPESKVFYSGDTGYFPEFADIGAAYGPFDLSLIQVGAYDNSWLGVHMTPEQGIQTHLDVRADTMIPVHWGTFNLAFHPWAEPMERLQAEAERRGVTVVVPKPGQTVDIAHLPEDQADWWREIV, encoded by the coding sequence GTGACGTTTCCTCGGATGACGGCCGCGCTCGGCGGTCTCGGCATTGCAGGCTGGATGTTCCGCGCGGGACGAGCAGTTCCGGACGCCATGGGAAGCCGCGACCTCGGGAGTCGAGCGCCACGCCTGCAGGCCTCGCCGGAGTGGTCGAACGGGACCTTCCACAATCAGCACGAATCCGCACCGGCCGAACTCGAGTTGCGGACACTCCCCGGCACGCTGCGCGAACTGATGACCGACCGGGAGTCCCGTCGTCCCGCCCGCGACGTGCCACTCTCCAGCCATCCGGTGGCCCCCGCATCGACCGGTACGCACCTGACCTGGTGCGGACATTCCAGTGCCGTGGTCCAACTTGACGGCACGGTCATCCTGCTGGACCCCGTATGGAGTGATCGGTGCTCGCCTTCGCAACAGGTCGGTCCCCGCCGGTTGCATCCGGTGCCGTTCGCACTGAGCGACCTTCCGCCGGTTGACGCTGTTGTCATCTCGCACGACCACTACGACCACCTGGACATGGACTCCATCAAGGAAGTGGCCGCAACCTGGCCGCAGACCCGGTTCGTGGTCCCGCTGGGCGTGGGCGCGCACCTGGAGACGTGGGGCGTGACCGCCGACCGAATCGACGAACTCGACTGGCACGACGAGGTTTCGGTGGCGGGCATCCGCCTCATCGCTACCCCAGCACAGCATTTTTCTGGGCGCGGGCTGAGCCGAAACGGCACCCTCTGGGCATCCTGGGCGCTGATTGGCCCGGAGAGCAAAGTCTTCTACTCCGGCGACACCGGATATTTCCCCGAGTTCGCTGACATCGGCGCGGCGTACGGCCCGTTCGACCTGTCACTGATCCAGGTCGGCGCCTATGACAACTCGTGGTTGGGCGTTCATATGACCCCAGAGCAAGGCATCCAGACTCATCTGGATGTCCGCGCAGACACGATGATTCCGGTGCACTGGGGGACGTTCAATCTCGCGTTCCACCCGTGGGCCGAACCAATGGAACGCCTTCAAGCCGAAGCCGAACGTCGTGGCGTCACCGTGGTGGTTCCCAAGCCGGGCCAGACCGTGGACATCGCTCACCTCCCGGAGGATCAAGCCGACTGGTGGCGCGAGATCGTTTAG
- a CDS encoding SRPBCC family protein, giving the protein MAHLFRFAGEYPVAAPRDRVVAALRDADHWPQWWPQIRSVERIDAERGLVTIRSLLPMTLRLTLIAQVDDVEAGTFRAGLDGDLVGWIETRVSASGSALSQVAYEQECHVAKRGVGPIAAAVRPILTLNHTAMMRSGMRGLGTYAQ; this is encoded by the coding sequence GTGGCGCACCTCTTCCGCTTCGCCGGCGAATACCCCGTCGCAGCTCCCCGTGACCGTGTGGTGGCGGCCTTACGCGATGCCGACCACTGGCCACAGTGGTGGCCGCAGATTCGTTCCGTGGAGCGCATCGACGCAGAGCGCGGTCTGGTCACGATCCGTAGCCTGCTGCCTATGACGTTGCGGCTCACCCTGATTGCGCAGGTCGATGACGTGGAAGCGGGCACCTTTAGAGCCGGTCTCGACGGCGACCTCGTGGGGTGGATCGAGACCCGCGTGAGCGCTAGCGGGTCGGCACTGTCGCAGGTGGCCTACGAGCAGGAGTGCCACGTAGCCAAACGCGGCGTTGGTCCGATCGCCGCTGCTGTCCGCCCGATTCTGACGCTCAACCACACCGCCATGATGCGATCGGGTATGCGCGGCCTGGGCACCTACGCCCAGTAG
- a CDS encoding ABC transporter permease yields the protein MSSSNTNSLWTLVAKREISLKLRDKGFLLSFAVMIVMVLASFGLSTLLSGQSESVTVAVQNADAEKVVKQAGTLAAADSDELTITPSTTANSAAVREKLTSEAADLALVPGKDGALTLVGLESTDSDATPFLEQAYASDRLAKNAKDAGTTVAALTAGSDLGTQTLEPDSVSSVVVRIAGFVFAFAFFMSSVLFGLFIAQSVVAEKENRIVEILAGLLPIRQLLIGKIAGNTVLAVGQLVIFVLVGLVGARVTGLAADIPGIGSAGLWFVAFYLVGFVALAALWAAAGALATRNEDLQQTQNPVMMLLTLVLFAGIYVPESFQRLASFVPMVNVVAMPTRLVAGDVPVWEPLVSLVILGLAGAALVLLAEKVYRRSLMQTGGRLTMRQALKAGDA from the coding sequence ATGAGCTCCTCCAACACCAACAGTCTGTGGACGCTGGTCGCCAAGCGCGAGATCAGTCTCAAACTCCGTGACAAGGGGTTTTTGCTGTCTTTCGCCGTGATGATCGTCATGGTCCTGGCAAGTTTTGGGCTCTCCACCCTGCTGTCTGGGCAGAGCGAGAGCGTGACGGTTGCCGTGCAGAATGCCGATGCGGAGAAGGTGGTGAAGCAAGCGGGCACGTTGGCCGCGGCTGATAGCGACGAACTCACGATCACGCCGTCGACGACTGCCAACAGCGCCGCCGTTCGGGAGAAGTTGACCTCGGAGGCCGCTGACCTGGCCTTGGTGCCCGGCAAAGATGGAGCCTTGACCCTCGTCGGACTGGAGTCGACTGACAGTGACGCCACGCCATTCTTGGAGCAGGCCTACGCGAGTGACCGCCTCGCCAAGAACGCCAAGGACGCTGGTACGACCGTGGCGGCGCTCACCGCAGGGAGTGACCTCGGGACCCAAACGTTGGAGCCGGATTCGGTGTCTAGCGTGGTCGTACGCATCGCGGGATTCGTCTTCGCCTTCGCCTTCTTCATGTCATCGGTGCTGTTCGGACTGTTCATTGCCCAGTCCGTCGTGGCGGAGAAGGAGAACCGGATCGTAGAGATCCTGGCGGGTCTGCTGCCGATTCGGCAGTTGCTCATCGGCAAGATCGCGGGCAACACCGTGCTCGCGGTAGGTCAGTTGGTGATTTTCGTCCTCGTCGGTCTAGTGGGCGCCCGAGTCACTGGGCTGGCGGCCGATATTCCGGGGATCGGCAGCGCGGGCCTGTGGTTCGTCGCCTTCTACCTCGTCGGCTTCGTCGCGCTGGCCGCACTGTGGGCGGCAGCCGGGGCGCTCGCAACCCGAAACGAAGACCTCCAGCAGACTCAGAACCCCGTCATGATGCTCCTGACGCTGGTGTTATTCGCCGGGATCTACGTTCCCGAGAGCTTCCAACGGCTCGCGTCGTTCGTGCCGATGGTCAACGTCGTGGCGATGCCGACGCGCCTTGTCGCGGGCGACGTGCCCGTCTGGGAACCGTTGGTGTCGTTGGTCATTCTGGGCCTCGCAGGGGCGGCGCTGGTCCTGCTGGCCGAGAAGGTCTATCGCCGATCGCTGATGCAGACCGGTGGCCGGCTGACCATGCGTCAGGCGCTCAAGGCTGGCGACGCATAG
- a CDS encoding diacylglycerol/lipid kinase family protein, with the protein MQRAAVIANPTKVRRPARLRADIEGAFRQCGWAPPLWLETTVDDPGFGQGREAVAQGVDLVLPVGGDGTVRCVAGALRGTGVTMGLLPAGTGNLLARNLKVPVRRRYVDGVRRAIDGRERSIDVGVAEFHRNGVAEEQVFLVMAGIGLEADMLGETPEALKARLGWMAYVVASARHLRTKPVETRVVADGHDLGTAPLTSVIIGNCGTLTGGVRLMPLAEVDDGRLDAALLLAGSFPDWGRLVFQVLSKRSNNVQVRHVSAREFDLTTSTPRSMQVDGDIIREVTHLRVRVDSRALRIRA; encoded by the coding sequence ATGCAGCGGGCAGCAGTCATAGCTAACCCGACCAAAGTGCGGCGGCCAGCGCGATTGCGCGCGGACATTGAGGGTGCCTTCCGTCAGTGCGGATGGGCGCCCCCGTTGTGGCTTGAGACGACCGTCGATGACCCTGGATTCGGCCAGGGCCGGGAGGCAGTGGCGCAGGGCGTCGATCTGGTCCTGCCGGTGGGCGGCGATGGCACGGTGCGCTGCGTGGCGGGGGCGCTGCGCGGCACCGGGGTCACGATGGGCCTGCTTCCTGCTGGCACCGGAAATCTGCTCGCCCGCAATCTCAAGGTGCCCGTACGCCGGCGTTACGTCGACGGCGTCCGCCGCGCCATCGATGGCCGCGAACGCAGCATCGACGTCGGCGTGGCTGAGTTTCACCGCAACGGCGTCGCTGAGGAGCAGGTCTTCCTGGTGATGGCCGGGATCGGTCTCGAGGCGGACATGTTGGGCGAGACACCGGAGGCACTGAAAGCCCGCCTGGGGTGGATGGCCTACGTCGTGGCCAGCGCGCGGCATCTGCGCACCAAACCCGTCGAAACCCGCGTCGTCGCCGACGGCCACGACTTGGGCACTGCTCCCCTGACGAGCGTGATCATCGGCAACTGCGGCACGCTCACCGGTGGCGTACGGCTCATGCCCCTCGCCGAGGTCGATGACGGCCGCTTGGACGCGGCACTCTTGCTCGCAGGTTCCTTTCCCGACTGGGGGCGCCTGGTGTTTCAGGTTCTGAGCAAGCGCAGCAATAACGTGCAGGTCCGCCATGTCTCCGCCCGGGAGTTCGACCTCACCACCAGCACACCACGGTCAATGCAGGTCGACGGCGACATCATCCGCGAAGTGACGCACTTGCGGGTGCGGGTCGACTCGCGCGCGCTGCGTATACGAGCGTGA
- the glgP gene encoding alpha-glucan family phosphorylase, with protein MKAIRRFHVRTVLPEALQPLSELATNLRWSWHARTRALFRDIDPDRWESVGRDPVALLASFSADELDSLANDEALVARIREAAANLDAYLAAPQWFQDWGADGRGPAAIAYFSAEYGIDEVLPQYSGGLGILAGDHLKSASDLGVPIVGVGLFYRSGYFAQSLSADGWQQESYPVLDPNDLPLAAVREADGSLATVSLALPEGRMLHARIWRAQVGRVPLLLLDSDVEDNDSELRGLTDRLYGGAGEQRLQQEMLLGVGGVRALRVWSRLTGAATPEVYHCNEGHAGFLSLERISELVTQHGLDFDAAMQASRAGTVFTTHTPVPAGIDRFGADQVQRYFSGAGALPGVPVDRILPLGAETYPGGSAGVFNMAVMGLRLAQRANGVSQLHGVVSRGMFDGLWPGFDDDEVPITSITNGVHAPTWVDDKVIDLGRDVAGAEDVRAETAFGRVEQIDPARVWSLKRELREQLVADVRRRTRSSWEARGASAAELGWTSDILDPDVLTIGFARRVPTYKRLTLMLRDPERLKRLLLHPDRPIQLVIAGKSHPADDTGKKLIQEMVRFADDPEIRHRIVFLPNYDIGMASVLYPGCDVWLNNPLRPFEACGTSGMKAALNGALNLSILDGWWDEWFDGRNGWAIPTADSSTDAGQSAMDEDRRDDLEAAALYDLLENQVTPLYYDRDDAGLPQGWLSMVQHTVAELGPKVLATRMVKDYTQRLYAAAAHAARERAQDDFAQARDLADYTARARAAFGDVSVNHVDTEGVSDAPQVGDEVRVRAYVSLGSLTPDDVAVRVAYGRVSERDELSDVESVPMTAFEEHGDGRFGFEAPVRIARTGPFGYTVRILPRHPGLASDAELGLVVNA; from the coding sequence GTGAAGGCCATCCGACGTTTCCACGTCCGCACCGTTTTGCCCGAGGCTCTGCAGCCGCTCAGCGAGCTCGCTACCAACCTGCGGTGGTCGTGGCACGCGCGCACGCGCGCGCTGTTCCGCGACATCGACCCAGACCGTTGGGAGTCCGTCGGGCGCGACCCGGTCGCGCTACTCGCGTCCTTCTCGGCGGATGAACTGGACAGTCTGGCCAACGACGAGGCTCTCGTCGCCCGGATCCGAGAGGCAGCCGCCAATCTGGACGCCTATCTCGCTGCGCCCCAATGGTTTCAGGACTGGGGCGCAGATGGCCGTGGCCCGGCTGCCATCGCCTATTTCTCGGCCGAATACGGAATCGATGAGGTGCTTCCGCAGTACTCGGGCGGCCTGGGGATTCTGGCCGGAGATCACCTGAAGTCTGCCTCCGACCTCGGGGTGCCGATCGTCGGTGTCGGTCTCTTCTATCGCTCCGGCTACTTCGCGCAGTCACTGTCGGCCGACGGCTGGCAGCAGGAGTCCTATCCGGTTCTGGACCCCAACGATCTGCCACTAGCGGCCGTGCGCGAAGCCGACGGGAGTCTCGCGACCGTCTCGCTGGCGCTCCCCGAAGGCCGAATGCTGCACGCACGCATCTGGCGGGCACAGGTGGGACGAGTTCCGCTGCTGCTGCTGGACTCTGACGTGGAGGACAACGACAGTGAGCTCCGTGGACTGACGGATCGGCTGTATGGCGGTGCTGGCGAGCAACGACTTCAGCAAGAAATGCTCCTCGGGGTGGGTGGCGTACGCGCGCTGCGGGTGTGGTCGCGGCTCACGGGCGCTGCGACTCCGGAGGTCTACCACTGCAACGAGGGTCACGCCGGCTTCTTGTCTTTGGAGCGCATCAGCGAACTGGTCACTCAGCATGGGCTTGACTTCGACGCGGCCATGCAGGCATCGCGAGCCGGCACCGTATTCACTACGCACACACCGGTTCCCGCGGGCATCGATCGATTCGGTGCAGATCAGGTCCAGCGGTATTTCTCCGGTGCAGGCGCGTTGCCCGGAGTGCCGGTCGACCGGATCCTGCCGCTCGGCGCTGAGACCTACCCTGGCGGTTCGGCCGGGGTCTTCAATATGGCGGTCATGGGCCTTCGGTTGGCGCAGCGTGCCAACGGTGTCTCCCAACTACACGGCGTTGTCAGCCGCGGAATGTTCGATGGTCTGTGGCCAGGCTTCGATGACGACGAGGTTCCGATCACTAGCATTACCAATGGAGTTCACGCTCCAACGTGGGTTGATGACAAAGTCATCGACTTGGGACGTGACGTCGCTGGCGCCGAAGACGTCCGCGCCGAGACCGCGTTCGGGCGGGTCGAGCAGATCGACCCAGCGCGAGTGTGGTCGCTCAAGCGTGAGCTGCGCGAGCAGTTGGTGGCCGACGTGCGTCGGCGCACCCGGTCCTCGTGGGAAGCCCGCGGGGCCTCGGCAGCCGAACTCGGCTGGACGTCGGACATCCTCGACCCCGACGTCCTGACGATCGGCTTCGCCCGGCGCGTACCGACTTATAAGCGGCTCACGTTGATGTTGCGCGACCCGGAGCGCCTTAAGCGCCTTCTCCTGCATCCCGATAGGCCGATCCAGCTCGTCATCGCTGGTAAGTCGCATCCGGCCGATGACACCGGCAAGAAGTTGATTCAGGAGATGGTCCGGTTCGCCGACGATCCCGAGATTCGGCATCGCATCGTCTTCCTCCCCAACTACGACATCGGCATGGCAAGTGTGCTCTATCCGGGGTGCGATGTGTGGTTGAACAACCCGCTGCGCCCGTTCGAGGCGTGTGGGACCTCGGGCATGAAGGCGGCGCTCAATGGCGCGCTCAACCTGTCCATCCTCGATGGATGGTGGGATGAGTGGTTCGACGGTCGCAATGGCTGGGCGATCCCGACTGCCGATTCGTCGACCGACGCGGGCCAGTCCGCCATGGATGAGGACCGTCGCGACGATCTTGAAGCGGCCGCACTGTATGACCTCCTGGAGAACCAGGTCACACCGCTCTACTACGACCGTGACGACGCCGGACTCCCGCAGGGTTGGCTGTCGATGGTCCAGCACACCGTGGCAGAACTCGGTCCCAAGGTGCTCGCGACACGAATGGTGAAGGACTACACCCAACGGTTGTATGCAGCAGCGGCGCACGCGGCCCGCGAGCGGGCACAGGACGACTTCGCGCAGGCGCGTGACCTCGCCGACTACACCGCGCGGGCGCGTGCGGCCTTTGGCGATGTCTCGGTGAATCACGTTGATACCGAAGGTGTCTCAGATGCACCTCAGGTTGGCGACGAGGTGCGAGTGCGTGCCTACGTGTCCCTCGGTTCTCTCACGCCCGATGATGTTGCAGTACGCGTCGCCTACGGCCGAGTGTCTGAACGCGACGAGTTGTCCGACGTGGAATCGGTCCCAATGACCGCCTTCGAAGAACACGGGGACGGTCGCTTTGGCTTCGAGGCGCCGGTGCGCATCGCGCGGACGGGGCCCTTCGGCTACACCGTACGCATCCTGCCGCGGCATCCCGGACTCGCCTCAGACGCCGAGCTCGGCCTGGTGGTGAACGCCTAG
- a CDS encoding peroxiredoxin family protein: protein MTSAFLLLAAALAGGSLLLSGILKLGQPTLVVRAMRELRVPERLVRPGLAHAVPIVEVLIGLAVLLGTGAVRTTAALLAAGIHLVYLFIVSRAVHGRWAVECHCFGDLSAGPVTGRTIARNAVLLLSALLVVGAPVLLPSADPSLVTRVVAAVLLVVAAAWLRIRSQKARQAATEQLTLHDVDGAPIPLAEFEDPPAVLVFFSSSCAACHDLVDRFRWWPNALPEGLDLQPVFLGRPEAFATRERFEPLAPYAWYDHDRAVANAVGVRAAPAAVLINSQNPTGSGAVSGRGKIEDLLISHGAHLPRD, encoded by the coding sequence ATGACCTCGGCGTTTCTCCTGCTTGCGGCGGCGCTCGCTGGTGGCAGCCTGCTCCTGAGCGGCATCCTCAAACTTGGGCAACCGACCCTCGTCGTCCGAGCGATGCGCGAACTGCGGGTCCCCGAGCGACTAGTCCGCCCCGGTCTTGCCCACGCGGTGCCGATTGTCGAGGTTCTGATCGGCCTGGCGGTGCTCCTGGGCACCGGTGCCGTCCGCACCACGGCGGCGCTGCTCGCAGCGGGCATCCATCTGGTGTACCTGTTCATCGTCTCCCGCGCTGTTCACGGGCGGTGGGCCGTAGAGTGTCACTGTTTTGGTGACCTGAGCGCAGGGCCAGTCACCGGCCGGACGATCGCCCGAAACGCCGTACTGCTCCTGTCCGCGCTGCTGGTCGTCGGCGCACCCGTGCTGTTGCCGTCTGCCGACCCATCCCTCGTCACTCGCGTGGTGGCGGCTGTCCTCCTGGTGGTGGCCGCGGCGTGGCTACGAATCCGGTCCCAAAAGGCCCGACAAGCGGCCACTGAACAACTCACTTTGCATGATGTGGATGGTGCGCCCATCCCCCTTGCAGAGTTCGAAGATCCACCGGCGGTGCTGGTGTTCTTCAGTTCCTCGTGCGCGGCGTGCCATGACTTAGTGGACCGGTTCCGTTGGTGGCCCAACGCGCTCCCCGAGGGCCTCGATCTCCAGCCCGTTTTCTTGGGCCGACCGGAGGCCTTCGCAACCCGCGAGCGCTTTGAGCCGCTCGCTCCCTACGCCTGGTACGACCACGACCGCGCGGTCGCGAACGCCGTCGGCGTGCGTGCCGCCCCGGCTGCGGTCCTGATCAACTCGCAGAATCCGACTGGCTCGGGTGCGGTCAGCGGGCGAGGCAAGATCGAAGACCTGCTGATCAGCCACGGCGCCCACCTCCCCCGCGATTAA